aattttgttgaattgctgaaaagccagagttgtcacctttttttaaaagtcgtggcaactctgtaactttttagtatcaccagtacgcataatttattttaaaatcaacttagaaagcatatttgtggttatttttacctttaaaacacttttagacactaactagcaataataaatcaaattttacatgcctaaagttccgtgaaatttttcaacaaataacagctgtttgaaaattcaacaggaaccattttgggtcgttcccttagttgctgaaattttttgttgaattttcaacaattcagcaattcaacagttaagggaatccccctatatAAAACTGGATAAGTATTTTCatagtttgttttatatttttattttgaatgcatttactttaatatttatatttttaataatatatattcatattttatgtTCTCTCGTCTGAAAATAGTATTAATTACATAGAACAGAAACAAAGCTTAGTTTGAATCGCCCCTCGCTAATCCACTGGGATCACTTTTTGAGCGGTTGTCAAAAATCACTAGCGCGCACACTTGCTCACTTAAATGTACCGTTTCTATGAATTACCAGGGATGATCTCCTAAAATAACTGTAAAGCCGCGAAACTACCTACTCAATTAATGCAAAACGCCgcaattttcggtttttaatTGATGAAAAACAGTAATCTGTGTATTTACTATAATATTGTGGTTTTGGTTGCACATTAAAGATCATGACGATCTTGCAAAATGTGTGCAGGGCTTGTATGGACGAGACCGAAACCCTGGTGGATCTGTTCGCCGACATCCGCGATCCGACTATTGACGAGCCGGAGATGAGCCTCTCCCACATCCTCGCCCAGTGCACCAATCGCAGCGTGGAACGCGGCGATCCTCTGCCGCAATTCATCTGCCTGACCTGTGTCCTGGCCGCCCAGAACGCCTTTCGATTCAAGTGGAAGACTGAGCGAAGCTACCAGCACTTCTGCCGTCTGCTTAACAATCCGGATCAGAATCCGAACCTGGAAACGCAGCCCCAAAAGAATGGGCAACATGAGTCAGAAACCCAGCTACAAAACGATAATGATCAAAAGCAGAGACCCCAAACGAAGAACCAAGACAACCAAGAAGATGTTACAGCGGGATCTTGCTCTATTCCAAATCTTAGCAGGCAAACTACTCCCAGAAAAGAAAAGTCGGATAGGACCCTCAAGGAAACATCTGGGTAAAAACATTTcttcagaattaaatttttcaaatttctcAAATATTGTCTCGTTTAGCCACAAAGTAGATGAAATGAATGTAAATCAAGACATCGAAGATGACACCAAACCACTGAACACGGTTCATTCCAGGAGGTAAATGATTTTTAGATGTCATGCCATTtaacaaaaacttaattttcgCATATTTAGGAGGATGGATCTCCTTCAACGACAATTGCGTTGTGATGTCAATGGCAACTACAAGTGCCCGCACTGCCCCAAGAGGTTTTATTCCCAGACCCAGTTGAGGACCCATATCAGTGCGCTGTGCCACATGTGCCCCTACTGCCCACGTGCCTATACCAAAAAAGCCAGCCTAAAACGACATCTGCTGAACCACGTTAGCAAGGCTATGCACAAGTGTCCGCACTGCTCAAAGGCTTTTATGCGAAAGGATCATCTTAAGAAACACTTTCACATCCACGACAATGACGGCCCGCTGTCCTGCAACCAGTGCTCGGCCGTATTTATCGAGGCTATTCAGCTGAAAATCCACCGCAAGGAACACCTACCGAAGACAGCGTCTTCAAGCTCGGATTCTACGAAAGATTGCCACTCAGAGGAGAGCGATCAGGATCCGGATGTAAAACCAAACATCTCCAATGGCCAATCGCTGTCTAAACCGTGAGTTTCGGATTTCTCTAGTCTTATGTTATactaaattttccattttcgacCAGAATGGATTGCGAACTTAGCTCAGAAAGCTATTTGGGCAAAGAGAATCTAAAAATGCATAATATTCTTGAGCCACCGCGACTACGGTGAGTGGTTATAACTATGtttgaaattataattaaatggtGTTGCTTACTTTACCTTTTCAGCAAGAGAGAACCACAAAACCACGGCGATAGTCTTCTGAGTAACACCAGCGATGAAGTTCGCgtcaaaaaaaacgaaattccgATTATAAAGTGGTTTCATAgcagcagtggcagcagcGTAGATCAGAAGACAAGCTCAGGTGGACGAACCAAGTGAGTGTGTTATTCATGGCGCATTATGATCCTCATAGTAAACTATTTTTACCAACAGGAAACCGAAATGCCATATTtgccttaaaaacttttgcagTAACTCCAACTTAAAACGCCATTTGCTCACCCATAATCGCTATTCAGATCCAGTGAAGTGTTCTTACTGCAGTGAAGAATTCCTAACAGAAAATCTTCTCAAGAGGCACGAGCGTGGTCACTCCGGTGAGCTGTTCCGTTGCGAATTTTGCTCTTTGGTATTTTTAGATATGGGATTTTTGCAAAGGCACAAAAAACGCATTCACAGTAATAAAGTAATATCTATCCAAGAGAAAATCATGTCCAAACGGATGGCTAGTCGTTTACCAATTGgaaaacaaccaaaaaaagaagaagcctAATGTATAAAACACTTTTCTTGACTCAAAactttcaattttgttgtttga
This portion of the Drosophila takahashii strain IR98-3 E-12201 chromosome 3R, DtakHiC1v2, whole genome shotgun sequence genome encodes:
- the kipf gene encoding zinc finger protein kipf, encoding MTILQNVCRACMDETETLVDLFADIRDPTIDEPEMSLSHILAQCTNRSVERGDPLPQFICLTCVLAAQNAFRFKWKTERSYQHFCRLLNNPDQNPNLETQPQKNGQHESETQLQNDNDQKQRPQTKNQDNQEDVTAGSCSIPNLSRQTTPRKEKSDRTLKETSGHKVDEMNVNQDIEDDTKPLNTVHSRRRMDLLQRQLRCDVNGNYKCPHCPKRFYSQTQLRTHISALCHMCPYCPRAYTKKASLKRHLLNHVSKAMHKCPHCSKAFMRKDHLKKHFHIHDNDGPLSCNQCSAVFIEAIQLKIHRKEHLPKTASSSSDSTKDCHSEESDQDPDVKPNISNGQSLSKPMDCELSSESYLGKENLKMHNILEPPRLRKREPQNHGDSLLSNTSDEVRVKKNEIPIIKWFHSSSGSSVDQKTSSGGRTKKPKCHICLKNFCSNSNLKRHLLTHNRYSDPVKCSYCSEEFLTENLLKRHERGHSGELFRCEFCSLVFLDMGFLQRHKKRIHSNKVISIQEKIMSKRMASRLPIGKQPKKEEA